A genome region from Mercenaria mercenaria strain notata chromosome 11, MADL_Memer_1, whole genome shotgun sequence includes the following:
- the LOC123531336 gene encoding hemocyte defensin Cg-Defh2-like isoform X2, whose amino-acid sequence MKATTLAVILIILGVFVLQDVEAGFGCPYNLYKCMMHCKRIGCFSGYCDIMTFDRRCKCTGCRHLDDMEVMTDE is encoded by the exons ATGAAAGCAACGACGTTAGCCGTTATCCTGATCATTCTTGGAGTGTTCG TTTTGCAAGATGTCGAAGCAGGTTTTGGTTGCCCATATAACCTGTACAAGTGTATGATGCACTGTAAGAGAATAGGATGTTTCTCAGGCTATTGTGACATTATGACTTTTGATCGGAGGTGCAAATGTACCGGCTGTAGACATTTAGATGA CATGGAAGTCATGACAGatgaataa